One genomic segment of Pseudomonas sp. RU47 includes these proteins:
- a CDS encoding DUF1254 domain-containing protein: MHTRILLLTSLTLTLSTSVLADFSASRDEARGIAKEAYLYGFPVVEMYKTLYTQAIDSKSPNYKAPLNQIGNTAKAFTAKDTAFVTPNADTPYSFVWMDLRTEPLILTLPPIEEHRYYSVQLIDAYTQNFAYLGTRSTGNNGGHFMIAGPDWQGQQPVNIDRLLRSESNITYALYRTQLFDEKDLAKVKQIQKGYKVETLSHYVKQKAPAQAPKVSWPKPTPTMSETPELFRYLNFMLAFTPPQDVEKDLLARFSKIGIGAGQPFDLKKLSAEQRKALEDGISDAKAEFAAFKKDKVDTHQVTSGDFFGTRDHLKGNYLYRFAGANMGIFGNSAEEANYIGYFVDKDGQPADASKHDYTLHFDKGALPPADAFWSLTMYDGKTKLLTANPLNRYLINSRMLPDLALDADGGLTLYVQHSNPGKDKQANWLPAPNGPFYGILRLYLPKPEVASGEWKMPLLNPVNSKQ; the protein is encoded by the coding sequence ATGCACACACGCATTCTGTTGCTGACCAGCCTGACCCTCACCCTGAGCACCAGCGTCCTGGCCGATTTCAGCGCCAGCCGTGACGAAGCCCGGGGCATTGCCAAAGAGGCCTACCTCTACGGTTTCCCGGTGGTCGAGATGTACAAAACCCTCTACACCCAGGCTATCGACAGCAAAAGCCCCAACTACAAGGCCCCGCTGAACCAGATCGGCAACACGGCGAAGGCCTTCACCGCCAAAGACACTGCGTTTGTCACGCCCAACGCCGACACGCCCTACTCCTTCGTCTGGATGGACTTGCGCACCGAGCCGCTGATCCTGACCCTGCCGCCGATCGAAGAACACCGTTATTACTCGGTGCAACTGATCGACGCCTACACGCAGAACTTCGCCTATCTGGGCACGCGCAGCACCGGCAACAACGGTGGGCATTTCATGATTGCCGGGCCTGACTGGCAAGGTCAGCAACCGGTCAACATCGACCGCCTGCTGCGCAGCGAAAGCAACATCACCTACGCGCTGTACCGCACGCAGTTGTTTGATGAAAAGGACCTGGCCAAGGTCAAGCAGATCCAGAAAGGTTACAAGGTCGAAACCCTCAGCCATTACGTCAAACAGAAAGCCCCGGCCCAGGCACCCAAGGTCAGTTGGCCAAAACCGACGCCGACCATGAGCGAAACGCCGGAGCTGTTTCGTTACCTGAATTTCATGCTGGCGTTCACCCCGCCGCAGGATGTCGAAAAGGATCTGCTCGCCCGCTTCAGCAAAATCGGCATCGGCGCTGGCCAGCCGTTCGACCTGAAGAAACTCTCAGCCGAGCAACGCAAAGCGCTCGAGGACGGCATCAGCGATGCCAAAGCCGAATTTGCCGCGTTCAAAAAGGACAAGGTCGACACCCATCAAGTGACCAGCGGGGATTTCTTCGGCACCCGCGATCACCTCAAGGGCAATTACCTGTACCGCTTCGCCGGCGCCAACATGGGCATCTTTGGCAACTCAGCTGAAGAAGCGAATTACATCGGCTATTTCGTCGACAAGGACGGCCAGCCAGCCGACGCCTCGAAACACGATTACACCCTGCATTTCGACAAGGGCGCCCTGCCCCCGGCGGACGCGTTCTGGTCGCTGACGATGTACGACGGCAAGACCAAACTGTTGACGGCCAACCCGCTGAATCGCTACCTGATCAACTCGCGAATGCTGCCGGATCTTGCGCTCGACGCCGACGGTGGCTTGACCCTCTATGTCCAGCACAGCAATCCCGGCAAGGACAAACAGGCCAACTGGCTACCAGCGCCGAACGGGCCGTTCTACGGGATCCTGCGTCTTTATCTGCCGAAACCAGAAGTCGCCAGCGGTGAATGGAAAATGCCGTTGCTCAATCCAGTCAACTCAAAACAATAA
- a CDS encoding SphA family protein, translated as MIKPNVVRPLLALCMIGSPLLYAAEGGVGRPITGQQVFSNAGIVPPEPGWVVSVTSIWYDGSLKGSRGAPISGEVSTGLDLKVSYTMTNLTHVWDTGKGPWNFASAIGIPLQYTDINAAITGPRGRTLGTSDSGTQFADPLITPIAAGYHFDELNHIAFSLPIYVPTGAYNKDRLANPGQNNYTFMPTVAFTHLDGKGGEFTLSSGLEFYTENRATDYRNGNIFTLDALWTHGLGSGWSAGLAAGYIQQITDDKGDTADFLHGYRGRAVGAGPVIGWAGKFADAQANISARWVPEFDTKNRPEGNGFSVNLTLAFF; from the coding sequence ATGATCAAGCCCAACGTTGTGCGCCCGCTGTTGGCGCTGTGCATGATCGGCAGTCCTCTGCTTTACGCAGCTGAGGGCGGCGTCGGCCGACCGATTACTGGTCAGCAGGTGTTTTCCAATGCCGGGATCGTCCCGCCGGAGCCGGGCTGGGTGGTCTCGGTGACCAGCATCTGGTACGACGGCTCGCTGAAAGGCAGCCGTGGTGCGCCGATCTCCGGTGAAGTCAGTACCGGGCTCGACCTGAAGGTGTCCTACACCATGACAAACCTGACGCATGTGTGGGACACCGGCAAAGGGCCATGGAATTTCGCCTCCGCCATCGGCATCCCGCTGCAGTACACCGACATCAATGCGGCCATCACCGGGCCTCGTGGACGGACCCTCGGCACCAGTGATTCCGGCACGCAGTTCGCCGACCCGCTGATCACACCGATTGCCGCCGGTTATCACTTCGACGAACTCAACCACATCGCGTTTTCGCTGCCGATCTATGTGCCCACCGGGGCCTACAACAAAGACCGGCTGGCCAACCCCGGACAGAACAACTACACGTTCATGCCGACCGTGGCCTTCACGCATCTCGACGGCAAGGGTGGCGAATTCACTCTCTCCAGCGGGCTTGAGTTCTACACCGAGAACCGCGCCACGGATTATCGCAACGGCAACATTTTCACCCTCGATGCGTTGTGGACCCACGGATTGGGCAGCGGCTGGAGTGCCGGGCTGGCGGCCGGCTACATCCAACAGATCACCGATGACAAAGGCGACACTGCCGATTTCCTGCACGGCTATCGCGGACGCGCGGTGGGTGCCGGCCCGGTGATCGGCTGGGCCGGCAAATTCGCCGACGCGCAAGCCAACATCAGTGCGCGGTGGGTACCGGAGTTCGACACCAAGAACCGCCCTGAAGGCAACGGCTTCAGCGTCAACCTGACCCTGGCCTTTTTCTAG